In Brachybacterium fresconis, the genomic stretch AGCGAGGAGCGCCGCCTGCAGCCGAGCCTCGCCCCGCGCCGGTACCAGATCGATCTGCCCACCGCCTTCCGCACCGTGCTGCTCGCGCGAGCCTGCGCCTACACCGGCGCCGTCGTCGGCGGCATCTTCACCGGGCAGGTGCTGTACCTGCTTCTGACCGGAACCGGTGACCTGGTGGGGGCGACGCTGCCCACCGGCTCCGCCGCGATCTCCGGGATCGTGCTCGGGGTGCTCGGCGTGCTCGTCGAGCGCTGGGGCCGCCTGCCCCCGGAGGACGGCGAGAGTCCGACCGAGAGCGCCGGCGTCGGCCGCTGAACCCCGCGGCGGGACCGACCTTCGACGGAGGACGTGCCCACCGGGGTCGGAGCATCCCCGGACGGCGAGGTGACACGATGGTGCCCATGAGCACCATCCCCGACCCCGTCGAGCGACCTGCCCAGCCGGTGCACCTCGCTCCCGCGGGAGACCCGATGAGCGACGACCCCGAGGGCCTCCTCGGCGCCGACGCGCTGCGCCCGGTCTCTCCGCTCCTGGTCCGCGCCCGCTACGTGGCGAGCATCGCCGCCTACGTGATCTGGGTGCTCATGATCGCCGGCGCGATCGTCGCCGCAGCGCTGACCGGTCTGTGGTGGCTCGCCCTGATCGCCCTGCTGCCCCTGATCATCCTGCTCCAGAGCCTCCTGCTCACCCCGCGCCGGGTCCGGGCCATCGGCTACCTGGACGCCGAGGAGGACCTCACGATCGCCAGCGGCATCATGTTCCGCGCCGTGCACACCTTCCCCTACGGCCGCGTGCAGTCCGTGAAGATCGACGAGGGCCCGGTGGACCGCCGCTACGGGCTCGCGAAGCTCTCGGTCAGCACCGCGGCGGGCGGTTCGACCGTGGTGCTGC encodes the following:
- a CDS encoding DUF3180 domain-containing protein encodes the protein MKPLNIPLLALIVVVGAGFGAQMLETLAARGHSLPIAGWLTTVVLLVLVGVLLAYGLPLRRYMLESEERRLQPSLAPRRYQIDLPTAFRTVLLARACAYTGAVVGGIFTGQVLYLLLTGTGDLVGATLPTGSAAISGIVLGVLGVLVERWGRLPPEDGESPTESAGVGR
- a CDS encoding PH domain-containing protein; this encodes MSTIPDPVERPAQPVHLAPAGDPMSDDPEGLLGADALRPVSPLLVRARYVASIAAYVIWVLMIAGAIVAAALTGLWWLALIALLPLIILLQSLLLTPRRVRAIGYLDAEEDLTIASGIMFRAVHTFPYGRVQSVKIDEGPVDRRYGLAKLSVSTAAGGSTVVLPGLPRQEAERLRAMVTDRGIEIMAAL